Proteins co-encoded in one Pseudophryne corroboree isolate aPseCor3 chromosome 1, aPseCor3.hap2, whole genome shotgun sequence genomic window:
- the LOC135036529 gene encoding B box-binding protein-like: MSVPSGGDDRRTRTRKTTGQVLWFSATRGYGFIRRTDTKRTIYVHYTGIQKTHQNNYFRSLGSGEWVEFELTNGKRGVKAINVTGPNGVPVQGNRHARERNRYWRCPRYRKPPLYYQQDYWDSGSREEPRDCNSETGRPNTNPPRPERIPRPPEPEVPKQRKMLDTSERPVAKGQSETVQQCLQNVIKPQISPQPKREYIPKRQDADYRAANFEQTDAGATDQKRDTEAVVHMAMTKIVEPVESRSPEPAMPSSEPKPQALQAETPQAAEKAEAHSTEEKPVMDSEYRTITGEEFTFRIQQAIRRSMRCDKGAPHARCRSHAMI; the protein is encoded by the coding sequence ATGAGTGTACCATCTGGTGGGGATGATCGAAGAACCAGAACAAGAAAGACGACAGGCCAAGTATTGTGGTTTAGTGCAACGCGTGGTTACGGCTTCATAAGGAGAACAGACACTAAGAGAACCATATATGTTCACTATACGGGCATTCAGAAGACCCATCAGAACAATTACTTCCGAAGCCTAGGAAGCGGGGAATGGGTCGAATTTGAATTGACCAATGGAAAAAGGGGCGTTAAGGCCATCAACGTCACAGGTCCTAATGGCGTTCCAGTGCAAGGCAACAGACATGCCAGAGAGCGTAACCGGTATTGGCGCTGTCCGCGGTATAGAAAGCCTCCACTCTACTACCAGCAAGACTACTGGGACAGCGGAAGCAGAGAGGAACCAAGAGACTGTAATAGCGAGACCGGTAGACCTAACACCAATCCTCCTCGACCTGAACGGATACCCCGACCACCCGAACCTGAAGTCCCAAAGCAAAGGAAAATGCTGGACACAAGCGAGAGACCGGTTGCGAAAGGTCAGAGTGAGACAGTGCAGCAGTGCCTTCAAAATGTGATAAAGCCTCAGATTTCTCCTCAACCAAAACGAGAGTACATCCCAAAAAGGCAAGACGCAGATTACCGTGCAGCAAATTTCGAGCAAACAGATGCCGGTGCGACTGACCAGAAAAGGGACACTGAAGCAGTGGTCCACATGGCCATGACAAAGATAGTGGAACCCGTGGAATCCAGAAGTCCGGAGCCAGCAATGCCATCGTCTGAACCCAAGCCCCAGGCACTGCAGGCAGAGACCCCACAGGCAGCTGAGAAGGCTGAAGCCCATTCCACGGAAGAGAAGCCTGTAATGGATAGTGAGTACAGGACCATAACGGGAGAAGAATTCACCTTCAGGATACAGCAGGCTATACGAAGATCAATGAGATGCGATAAAGGTGCACCACATGCTCGTTGCAGATCGCACGCCATGATATAG